The Methanocaldococcus jannaschii DSM 2661 genome has a segment encoding these proteins:
- a CDS encoding type II toxin-antitoxin system VapC family toxin: MKILKKLKKKLEKEESKILVDTSVLIDYFKKRRLEELGGEAISIITAVEFIRGISEHKQEQVLNIFKELFEIVYIDEEIIIPFSKIYRQLKKRGMLIDDADLYIACTAIIKNYPLWTKNKKHFERLKEFGLKIYDK, translated from the coding sequence GTGAAAATATTGAAGAAATTGAAGAAGAAATTAGAAAAAGAAGAGAGTAAAATATTGGTCGATACTTCAGTTTTAATTGATTATTTTAAAAAAAGAAGATTGGAAGAACTCGGAGGAGAAGCGATTTCAATAATAACAGCAGTCGAATTTATTAGAGGTATTTCAGAACACAAACAAGAACAAGTTCTAAATATTTTTAAAGAGTTGTTTGAGATTGTTTATATTGATGAAGAGATAATTATACCATTTTCAAAAATTTACCGACAATTAAAAAAGAGAGGTATGCTAATAGACGATGCTGACTTATATATTGCATGCACCGCAATAATCAAAAATTATCCATTATGGACTAAAAACAAAAAACATTTTGAGAGATTAAAAGAATTTGGTTTAAAAATATATGATAAGTGA
- a CDS encoding aspartate dehydrogenase — MLKIGIVGCGAIGNFITKKVLDGTIKNAKISAVYDRNFDKAKTLSERTGAKICSSIDDLVKEDLDLVVEAASIKAVEEIAEKSLINNKDVLIMSVGALADKKLFLKLRDLAKTVGRKIYLPSGAIGGLDAIKALRLGEIEEVVLKTTKPVAALEDALKNLGYKPEDIKNPVIVFEGDVFKAIKEFPANINVSVTLSIAAEFPAKVVIVADPNAKLNKHELFVKSSIGTLRVCIENVPFEENPRTSALAAYSAVRLIRDLAEPVKVGT, encoded by the coding sequence ATGCTTAAAATTGGTATTGTTGGTTGTGGAGCTATTGGCAATTTTATAACAAAAAAAGTTTTAGATGGAACTATAAAAAATGCCAAAATCTCCGCTGTCTATGATAGAAATTTTGACAAGGCAAAAACACTTTCAGAAAGAACTGGGGCTAAGATATGTAGTAGTATTGATGATTTAGTTAAAGAAGATTTAGATTTAGTTGTTGAGGCAGCTTCAATAAAGGCAGTTGAAGAGATTGCAGAAAAATCTTTAATAAATAATAAGGATGTTTTAATAATGAGTGTTGGTGCATTGGCAGATAAAAAGCTGTTTTTAAAACTTAGAGATTTAGCTAAAACTGTTGGAAGAAAGATTTATCTGCCCTCTGGAGCTATTGGTGGCTTAGATGCCATAAAAGCTCTGAGATTGGGAGAGATAGAGGAGGTTGTTTTAAAAACTACAAAACCAGTTGCTGCCTTAGAGGATGCGTTGAAAAACCTTGGTTATAAACCAGAAGATATAAAAAATCCAGTAATTGTTTTTGAAGGGGATGTTTTTAAAGCTATAAAAGAATTTCCAGCAAATATAAATGTTTCAGTTACTTTATCGATAGCCGCAGAGTTTCCAGCAAAGGTTGTTATTGTTGCAGACCCAAATGCTAAATTGAACAAACATGAACTATTTGTTAAAAGCTCTATAGGAACATTGAGAGTTTGTATTGAAAATGTTCCATTTGAAGAAAATCCAAGAACCTCTGCATTGGCTGCCTATTCAGCTGTTAGGTTGATTAGAGATTTAGCTGAGCCAGTAAAAGTTGGAACTTAA
- a CDS encoding PRC-barrel domain-containing protein, whose product MAIRVSDILDKPIYTTTAIYVGKVYDVMLDLNKGVISGLIVSDIQNGCLKDYVTDPSKKVVLPFNLITAIGNIILVKPPADSGYGFLKK is encoded by the coding sequence ATGGCAATTAGAGTTAGTGATATTTTAGATAAACCAATATACACAACGACAGCCATATACGTTGGGAAGGTCTATGATGTAATGCTTGATTTAAATAAGGGAGTTATTAGTGGTTTAATTGTTTCAGACATTCAAAATGGATGTTTAAAAGACTATGTTACCGACCCTTCTAAGAAGGTTGTTTTGCCATTCAACTTAATAACTGCAATTGGAAATATAATATTGGTTAAACCTCCTGCAGATTCTGGTTATGGGTTCTTAAAGAAGTAA
- a CDS encoding bifunctional NADP phosphatase/NAD kinase translates to MEGFKIAMKVIDEIDKKIKPLIGWEKADEVVKIGADGTPTKRIDVIAENMAINILEKFSGGILISEEIGLKVVGDELEYIFILDPIDGTYNALKSIPIYSTSIAVAKIKGEDKKLIRENINNIDWIKSFIANKYTINDLYVGIVKNLATGDLYYAIKGEGSFLEKDGEKIKIETKNIKDLKEASVGLFVYGLSNDLLEFLKERKVRRVRLFGSMALEMCYVVSGALDAYINVNENSRLCDIAGAYVICREGNAIVTNKNGKPLNMKLHLMERTSLIVSNKYLHKKLIALFGNRWIIKPVKFGIVVREDKEEAINLAIEICKYLKDKNIPFCVEDFLRERVGGDKFDISAISHIIAIGGDGTILRASRLVNGETIPIIAVNMGKVGFLAEFCKDEVFEIIDKVIYGEYEIEKRSKLSCKIIKDNRVIKTPSALNEMVVITKNPAKILEFDVYVNDTLVENVRADGIIVSTPTGSTAYSLSAGGPIVEPNVDCFIISPICPFKLSSRPLVISASNRIKLKLKLEKPALLVIDGSVEYEINKDDELIFEKSDSYAYFVKGQSFYNKLSRCLGIK, encoded by the coding sequence ATGGAAGGATTCAAAATTGCAATGAAGGTTATTGATGAGATTGATAAAAAGATAAAACCTTTAATTGGCTGGGAAAAAGCAGATGAAGTGGTTAAAATAGGTGCAGATGGGACTCCAACGAAAAGAATTGATGTAATTGCTGAAAATATGGCAATAAATATTTTAGAGAAGTTTAGTGGAGGGATTTTAATAAGTGAAGAAATTGGATTGAAAGTTGTTGGCGATGAGTTAGAGTATATTTTTATCTTGGACCCCATAGATGGAACATACAACGCTTTAAAATCTATCCCCATATATTCAACTTCAATAGCTGTAGCAAAAATTAAAGGGGAGGATAAAAAACTAATTAGAGAAAATATTAATAACATAGATTGGATTAAAAGTTTTATAGCTAATAAATATACAATAAATGATTTATATGTTGGAATTGTGAAAAATTTAGCTACTGGAGATTTGTATTATGCTATCAAAGGAGAAGGAAGCTTTTTAGAGAAAGATGGGGAAAAAATTAAAATAGAAACAAAAAATATAAAAGATTTAAAAGAAGCATCTGTTGGATTGTTTGTTTATGGGTTATCTAATGATTTGTTAGAATTTTTAAAGGAAAGGAAGGTTAGGAGGGTCAGATTATTTGGTTCTATGGCTTTGGAGATGTGTTATGTTGTTAGTGGGGCTTTAGACGCTTATATAAACGTAAATGAAAATTCTCGTCTCTGCGATATAGCTGGGGCTTATGTTATCTGCAGAGAGGGAAATGCAATTGTAACAAACAAAAATGGGAAACCATTAAATATGAAATTACATTTAATGGAGAGAACATCTTTAATTGTTAGCAATAAATATTTACATAAAAAGCTTATAGCTTTATTTGGCAACAGATGGATAATAAAGCCAGTGAAATTTGGAATAGTTGTTAGGGAGGATAAGGAAGAGGCAATTAACTTGGCTATAGAGATTTGTAAATATCTAAAAGATAAAAACATCCCCTTCTGCGTTGAGGACTTTTTAAGAGAGAGAGTTGGTGGCGATAAGTTTGATATTTCAGCAATCTCTCATATTATTGCTATTGGTGGGGATGGAACAATACTTAGGGCTTCAAGATTGGTTAATGGAGAGACAATACCTATAATAGCTGTAAATATGGGAAAAGTTGGATTTTTAGCTGAGTTTTGTAAAGATGAAGTTTTTGAAATAATTGATAAGGTAATATATGGAGAGTATGAGATAGAAAAAAGAAGTAAATTATCTTGCAAAATAATAAAAGATAATAGAGTTATAAAAACACCCTCTGCCTTAAATGAGATGGTTGTTATTACAAAAAACCCTGCAAAGATTTTAGAATTTGATGTATATGTTAATGATACGCTTGTTGAAAATGTTAGGGCGGATGGAATAATTGTCTCAACACCAACTGGTTCAACAGCCTATTCTCTAAGTGCTGGAGGGCCTATCGTTGAACCAAACGTTGATTGCTTTATAATATCACCAATATGTCCATTTAAGTTATCTTCGAGACCTTTAGTGATTTCCGCGTCAAATAGAATTAAACTAAAGCTTAAATTGGAAAAACCTGCTTTATTGGTTATTGATGGAAGTGTTGAATATGAAATAAATAAAGATGATGAGTTAATCTTTGAAAAATCCGACAGCTATGCTTATTTTGTAAAGGGGCAGAGTTTTTATAATAAGTTGAGCAGATGCCTTGGAATTAAATAA
- a CDS encoding indole-3-glycerol phosphate synthase TrpC, with the protein MKVLDEIVANRKKMVEIEKRKDIIKNLRSFIDELDIDVEKKRKLRLSKAIKKAKEIKNPIITEIKPSSPSKGSIREINLEDVKNIANEMVEGGATALSILTEPKYFNGSYKNLIVAREFDIPILMKDFIVDFYQIDVASEIGANAVLLIVSSLKEDIGEFLDYAKENDLECLVETHSEDEIDIALDAGAKIIGINNRDLKTLKIDLSTTEKLAPLIPKNKIKVGESGIYTKEQLNYVLKFTDAALIGSSIMESENIREKVREFVIK; encoded by the coding sequence ATGAAAGTCTTAGATGAAATTGTAGCAAATAGAAAAAAAATGGTTGAGATAGAAAAGAGAAAAGACATAATCAAAAACTTAAGGAGTTTTATCGATGAATTAGATATAGATGTAGAAAAAAAGAGAAAGTTAAGATTATCAAAAGCCATAAAAAAAGCTAAAGAAATAAAAAACCCAATAATTACAGAGATTAAGCCATCTTCTCCATCAAAAGGTAGCATAAGAGAAATAAATCTCGAAGATGTAAAAAATATTGCCAATGAAATGGTGGAAGGAGGAGCAACAGCTTTATCTATTTTAACTGAACCAAAATACTTCAATGGAAGTTATAAAAATTTAATTGTTGCAAGAGAATTTGATATTCCCATATTGATGAAAGATTTTATTGTTGATTTTTATCAGATTGATGTAGCAAGTGAGATTGGAGCTAATGCAGTGTTATTAATTGTTTCATCATTAAAAGAAGACATTGGAGAGTTTTTAGATTATGCAAAAGAAAATGATTTGGAATGTTTAGTTGAGACGCACAGTGAAGATGAAATAGATATAGCTTTAGATGCTGGAGCTAAAATTATAGGCATAAATAACAGAGATTTAAAAACCCTAAAGATTGATTTATCTACAACTGAAAAATTGGCCCCATTAATCCCAAAAAATAAAATAAAGGTTGGAGAGAGTGGTATATATACAAAGGAGCAGTTAAATTATGTTTTAAAATTCACTGACGCTGCTTTAATTGGCTCATCAATAATGGAGAGTGAAAATATAAGAGAGAAAGTTAGGGAGTTCGTGATAAAGTAA
- the sepF gene encoding cell division protein SepF produces the protein MLEKLKKLLSKKGDNFSTPAPVSVDDYLEEIEEIPLTPVEEEKVIIKVCSIEDEKDAVNAIVMAEAGYIVIAKTPNLEKEIDDEFIEIIRKMRNEVAKFGGMLLALGDEHLLITPRNVVIEKLIKEKKEESNVTKENIEIKEEKEENSE, from the coding sequence ATGTTAGAAAAGCTAAAGAAACTTTTGAGTAAAAAAGGAGATAATTTCTCAACCCCCGCACCAGTATCTGTAGATGACTACTTAGAAGAAATTGAGGAAATCCCACTAACTCCAGTTGAAGAAGAGAAAGTAATTATAAAGGTTTGCAGTATTGAAGATGAAAAAGATGCTGTAAATGCTATAGTGATGGCTGAAGCGGGATATATCGTTATAGCAAAAACTCCCAACTTAGAGAAGGAGATTGATGATGAATTTATCGAAATCATCAGAAAGATGAGAAATGAAGTTGCAAAATTTGGAGGAATGTTATTGGCTTTAGGAGATGAACATTTGCTAATAACCCCAAGAAATGTCGTTATAGAAAAACTTATTAAAGAAAAAAAGGAAGAAAGTAATGTTACAAAAGAAAACATAGAAATAAAAGAAGAAAAAGAAGAAAATAGTGAATAA
- a CDS encoding Era-like GTP-binding protein, which produces MQDKEFKIAIIGPENAGKSSIMNALFGKYVSLVSEVGGTTKMPIKRYWGKLKIGRIKEEPEFVNLVFVDLGGLYTTTDKQSPIMTPKVLEKTFEEINDSDMIIHVIDGSVGLLRSFERLHHLLKFRYQKPIIVVINKCDLLNDSDKEHLKNYVERRIKNTPIFVSAKTFEGIPELLDIIIKYLKR; this is translated from the coding sequence ATGCAAGATAAAGAGTTTAAAATAGCCATTATTGGCCCAGAAAATGCTGGAAAGTCATCAATAATGAACGCATTGTTTGGAAAATATGTTTCATTAGTGTCTGAGGTAGGTGGAACTACAAAAATGCCCATAAAAAGATACTGGGGAAAGTTGAAGATTGGGAGAATTAAGGAGGAGCCAGAATTTGTGAATTTAGTGTTTGTTGATTTGGGAGGATTATATACAACAACTGACAAACAATCCCCAATTATGACACCAAAAGTTTTAGAAAAGACGTTTGAGGAGATTAATGATTCAGATATGATTATACATGTAATTGATGGCAGTGTTGGATTATTAAGGAGCTTTGAGAGACTCCACCACTTGTTAAAATTCAGATACCAAAAACCTATTATAGTGGTAATCAATAAATGTGATTTATTAAATGATAGTGATAAAGAACATTTAAAGAATTATGTTGAAAGAAGAATAAAAAATACTCCAATATTTGTATCAGCAAAAACTTTTGAAGGAATCCCTGAATTGTTGGATATAATTATTAAGTATTTGAAAAGGTGA
- the mmp11 gene encoding methanogenesis marker protein 11: MSVNYKSVIAMVDDALNLVEIVEEHPCPNGSEWVIYQYQRTSPLILSAWREGNKHHFVTKIGKEKLNLVPSLSAAGIEEVYIENNRVHIVYAGLAGGGVGAELRKGAKNVLEVNILEKGGGSRLGKAEVITPKMEKVIIGIDDTDTKEEGATWVLAHEIGLEVEKEGLGYYLDHTIVQLYPGNPNKTQNCVSIALSFAVYPEYKYKLDKFIKKLLKERSLSDETAMAVYYGLFPSKSMKLFALKAKKEMVKIEEAKSIALRNNIKIIPINGEGGIIGAVAALGLAEHHSLAPKLCEDIKL, encoded by the coding sequence ATGTCAGTAAATTATAAAAGTGTCATTGCAATGGTAGATGATGCCTTAAACCTTGTTGAGATAGTTGAAGAACATCCTTGTCCAAACGGTAGTGAATGGGTTATCTATCAATATCAAAGAACCTCTCCTCTAATCTTATCAGCATGGAGAGAAGGAAACAAACACCACTTTGTAACAAAAATTGGTAAAGAAAAATTAAATTTAGTCCCTTCATTATCGGCAGCAGGAATTGAAGAAGTTTATATAGAAAATAATAGAGTTCATATTGTCTATGCGGGATTAGCTGGAGGAGGCGTAGGAGCTGAGTTAAGGAAGGGAGCCAAAAATGTCCTTGAAGTAAATATTTTAGAAAAGGGAGGTGGTTCAAGGCTTGGAAAGGCAGAGGTTATAACTCCAAAAATGGAAAAGGTTATTATTGGAATTGATGACACAGATACAAAAGAAGAAGGAGCTACATGGGTTTTAGCACATGAGATTGGTTTAGAAGTTGAGAAAGAAGGGCTTGGTTATTATTTAGACCATACAATTGTTCAACTTTATCCTGGAAATCCAAATAAAACTCAAAACTGTGTCTCCATCGCTTTAAGTTTTGCGGTCTATCCAGAATATAAATACAAATTGGATAAATTCATTAAAAAATTATTAAAAGAAAGAAGTTTATCAGATGAAACAGCAATGGCTGTTTATTATGGCCTTTTCCCATCAAAAAGTATGAAGCTCTTTGCATTAAAAGCTAAAAAAGAAATGGTTAAAATAGAGGAAGCAAAATCTATAGCTTTAAGAAATAACATAAAAATAATTCCAATTAATGGAGAAGGAGGGATAATAGGGGCTGTTGCTGCTTTAGGTTTGGCTGAGCATCACTCATTAGCTCCAAAGTTGTGTGAAGACATTAAGCTATAA
- a CDS encoding CBS domain-containing protein, which translates to MIDTLKNIKVKDVMTKNVITAKRHEGVVEAFEKMLKYKISSLPVIDDENKVIGIVTTTDIGYNLIRDKYTLETTIGDVMTKDVITIHEDASILEAIKKMDISGKKEEIINQLPVVDKNNKLVGIISDGDIIRTISKII; encoded by the coding sequence ATGATTGATACTCTTAAAAATATAAAAGTAAAAGATGTAATGACAAAAAACGTAATAACTGCAAAAAGACATGAGGGAGTAGTAGAAGCGTTTGAAAAAATGTTAAAATATAAAATTAGCTCTCTACCAGTAATTGATGATGAAAATAAGGTTATTGGTATAGTAACAACAACAGATATTGGCTATAATTTAATAAGAGATAAATATACATTAGAAACTACAATAGGAGATGTGATGACAAAGGATGTAATTACGATACATGAAGATGCCAGTATTTTAGAAGCAATTAAAAAGATGGATATCAGTGGAAAGAAAGAGGAGATTATTAACCAACTACCCGTAGTTGATAAAAACAATAAATTGGTCGGAATAATTTCAGATGGAGATATAATTAGAACTATATCAAAAATTATATAA
- a CDS encoding MinD/ParA family ATP-binding protein, producing the protein MKVITFSIAKGGTGKTIITANAAAALAKKGKKILLIDGDVGSKSLSHLLNVKSNIFLADIIEEERPIKDAIVNTPIENIELLAVGKSLADYLKFDINILKRFKELGDYDYVFIDAPSTSSGVETYLALGLSDYFIPVLDYTAFGPSLQGAINTIVIGKNYLESTPAGFIINKAEDLPESVINDIKKILGLECISIIHKNSLVEQSYAKKEIVYLTSSDKKFVEEIDKIVDALEKLKEVKERDIPKVIEKIKESTLL; encoded by the coding sequence ATGAAGGTAATCACATTCTCAATTGCAAAGGGAGGAACTGGAAAAACAATTATCACAGCAAATGCTGCAGCAGCTTTAGCAAAAAAAGGTAAAAAAATCTTACTAATCGATGGAGATGTTGGGTCAAAGTCATTGTCCCATCTTCTAAATGTAAAATCAAACATATTTTTGGCGGATATTATAGAAGAAGAACGTCCAATAAAAGATGCTATCGTTAATACTCCAATTGAAAATATCGAATTATTGGCAGTTGGAAAATCACTTGCCGATTACTTAAAATTCGACATAAATATTTTAAAAAGATTTAAGGAGTTAGGAGATTATGATTATGTGTTTATAGATGCTCCATCAACATCAAGCGGTGTTGAAACCTACTTAGCTTTAGGTCTTTCCGACTACTTTATCCCGGTTTTGGATTACACTGCCTTTGGTCCAAGTTTGCAGGGGGCTATAAATACAATAGTTATTGGAAAGAACTATTTAGAAAGCACACCTGCAGGGTTTATAATAAACAAAGCCGAAGATTTGCCAGAGAGTGTAATTAATGATATTAAGAAAATCTTAGGATTAGAGTGTATATCCATAATTCATAAGAATTCCCTTGTAGAACAGTCTTATGCAAAAAAGGAAATAGTTTATCTAACCTCTTCAGACAAGAAATTTGTTGAAGAAATCGACAAAATCGTTGATGCCTTAGAAAAGTTAAAGGAGGTAAAAGAAAGGGATATTCCAAAGGTCATTGAGAAAATAAAGGAAAGCACATTATTATAA
- a CDS encoding winged helix-turn-helix transcriptional regulator has translation MSIFYVLGKKGTIEILYKIKEGVNSFTSIKNALDMEGCGVSTRTLAERLNELEDENLIQKDGSKYYLTKKGQEALEIIENVMKWEAKWKEAKIPKIIIGMLGDKER, from the coding sequence ATGTCAATCTTCTATGTGCTTGGAAAGAAGGGAACGATAGAGATATTATATAAAATTAAAGAGGGAGTAAATTCCTTCACGAGCATAAAAAACGCCTTAGATATGGAAGGATGTGGGGTTAGCACGAGAACATTGGCGGAAAGATTAAATGAATTGGAGGATGAAAATTTAATACAGAAAGATGGAAGTAAATACTATTTAACAAAGAAAGGCCAGGAAGCATTGGAAATTATTGAAAATGTTATGAAATGGGAAGCAAAGTGGAAAGAAGCAAAAATTCCAAAGATTATAATAGGAATGCTTGGAGACAAAGAAAGATAA
- a CDS encoding Nif3-like dinuclear metal center hexameric protein codes for MKAKEIIEFIETFAPKDLAIEGDNIGLQVGDNLDKEIKKLGIALDPSLSVIKKAEKEGVDFLFTHHPLLKDPIRNFTGVIYKKLKILMENDIILYSAHTNLDICKNGLNDALAELYNLENPKPLYDNGLGRVGIFKGSFEEFLEITKKYIHKNPIVVKSKEVDDNFKLAVLSGYGLSQSSIKYVAEKADVYLSGDLTHHSKILAEELGLVVVDATHYSTEVFGLKKFKEFLSSNLDLEIISLDF; via the coding sequence ATGAAAGCTAAAGAGATTATAGAGTTTATTGAAACCTTTGCTCCTAAAGATTTGGCTATTGAGGGAGATAACATTGGTCTTCAGGTTGGAGACAACTTAGATAAAGAGATAAAAAAGCTAGGTATTGCCTTAGACCCTTCATTATCAGTTATTAAAAAAGCAGAAAAAGAAGGAGTAGATTTTTTATTTACCCACCATCCATTATTAAAAGACCCTATAAGAAATTTTACTGGAGTTATTTACAAAAAACTAAAGATATTAATGGAAAATGACATCATCCTCTACTCTGCTCATACAAATTTAGATATATGCAAAAATGGGTTGAATGATGCTTTAGCTGAACTTTATAATTTAGAAAATCCAAAGCCCTTATATGATAATGGACTTGGAAGAGTTGGAATTTTTAAAGGAAGTTTTGAGGAATTTTTGGAGATAACTAAAAAATACATTCACAAAAACCCTATTGTTGTTAAAAGTAAAGAGGTAGATGACAACTTTAAATTAGCTGTTTTATCTGGTTATGGATTGTCTCAATCATCCATAAAGTATGTTGCTGAGAAAGCAGATGTCTATCTTTCTGGAGATTTAACTCATCATTCAAAAATTTTAGCTGAGGAGCTTGGTTTAGTGGTTGTTGATGCTACTCATTACTCAACTGAAGTTTTTGGATTAAAGAAATTTAAAGAGTTCTTATCTTCAAATTTAGATTTAGAAATAATTAGTTTAGATTTCTAA
- a CDS encoding HemK2/MTQ2 family protein methyltransferase, whose translation MIIEIEGIKLKLHPEVYEPAEDSILLLKNLVDVKNKDVLEIGVGTGLISIACAKKGAKKIVGVDINPYAVKLAKENAKLNNVNISFFESDLFENVTGKFDVILFNPPYLPTSEDEKIDSYLNFAFDGGKDGREILDRFIYELPNYLKKGGVVQILQSSLTGEKETINKLKPLGFKVEISARLKVPFEELMVINAWRL comes from the coding sequence ATGATAATTGAGATAGAAGGAATTAAACTAAAACTACATCCCGAAGTTTATGAACCTGCTGAAGATTCAATTTTATTACTAAAAAACCTTGTAGATGTTAAAAATAAAGATGTTTTAGAGATAGGTGTGGGAACTGGATTAATATCAATTGCATGTGCAAAAAAGGGAGCTAAAAAAATTGTTGGTGTTGATATAAATCCTTATGCTGTAAAATTAGCTAAAGAAAATGCCAAACTAAATAATGTTAATATCTCATTTTTTGAGAGTGATTTATTTGAAAATGTTACTGGAAAGTTTGATGTTATATTATTTAACCCTCCCTATTTACCAACATCTGAAGATGAAAAAATAGACAGCTATCTAAATTTTGCATTTGATGGAGGAAAAGATGGAAGGGAAATTTTAGATAGGTTTATCTATGAGTTACCAAATTATTTAAAAAAGGGAGGAGTAGTTCAAATATTACAGAGTTCTTTAACTGGAGAAAAAGAAACAATAAACAAATTAAAACCCCTTGGTTTTAAAGTTGAAATATCCGCCCGTTTAAAAGTTCCATTTGAGGAACTTATGGTTATAAATGCATGGAGGTTGTAA
- the purB gene encoding adenylosuccinate lyase — MAVHPIDYRYGTPEMRKVWEEENKLEKMLKVEAALAKAQAELGLIPKEAAEEINKKASTKYVKLERVKEIEKQTKHDVVAMIRALAEVCEGNAGEYIHFGATSNDIVDTANSLLIKESIEIIEDKLKQLRDILLDKAEEHKYTVCVGRTHGQHAIPTTYGMRFALWAAEIDRHLERLKEAKKRICVSMITGAVGTMAAMGEKGLEVHKRVAEILGLEPVLISNQVIQRDRHAEFVFLLALIAQTLNKIGVTVRSMQRTEIGELEEEFDPTKQTGSSTMPHKRNPITFEQICGLSRVIKSLCIAEMDNIPLWEERDLTNSSAERCIFAEVCVLTDHILTLAIKGVKKLKVNKENVERNLELTKGLIMAERIMIELAKRGMGRQTAHEIVRQCAMKAYEEKRHLKDILLENEEVMKYITKEELEELMNPKTYIGLAPQIVDEVIKTLKNKKY, encoded by the coding sequence ATGGCTGTGCATCCAATTGATTATAGATATGGAACACCAGAGATGAGAAAAGTTTGGGAAGAAGAAAATAAATTGGAAAAAATGTTAAAGGTAGAGGCTGCATTAGCTAAAGCTCAGGCAGAACTCGGCTTAATTCCAAAAGAAGCCGCTGAAGAGATAAACAAAAAAGCATCAACAAAATATGTAAAATTGGAGAGAGTTAAAGAAATTGAGAAACAAACAAAACATGATGTTGTTGCAATGATTAGAGCTTTAGCTGAAGTATGTGAAGGAAATGCTGGAGAATACATACACTTCGGAGCTACATCAAACGATATTGTTGATACTGCCAACTCCCTACTAATAAAAGAATCCATTGAAATTATAGAAGATAAGTTAAAGCAGTTAAGAGATATATTATTAGACAAAGCAGAAGAGCATAAATACACTGTCTGTGTAGGAAGAACACATGGACAGCATGCAATTCCAACAACCTATGGGATGAGATTTGCTCTATGGGCGGCTGAGATTGACAGACACTTAGAGAGATTAAAAGAAGCAAAAAAGAGAATATGCGTCTCTATGATTACTGGAGCTGTTGGAACAATGGCGGCTATGGGAGAGAAGGGTTTGGAAGTGCATAAAAGAGTTGCTGAAATCTTAGGCTTAGAACCAGTTTTAATCTCAAACCAAGTTATTCAGAGAGACAGACATGCTGAATTCGTCTTTTTATTAGCTTTAATTGCTCAGACATTAAACAAGATTGGAGTTACTGTTAGAAGTATGCAGAGAACTGAAATTGGAGAGCTAGAAGAAGAGTTCGACCCTACAAAGCAAACTGGTTCATCAACAATGCCTCACAAGAGAAATCCAATAACCTTTGAGCAAATCTGCGGTTTATCAAGGGTTATAAAATCACTATGTATAGCTGAAATGGACAATATCCCATTATGGGAAGAGAGGGATTTAACAAACTCATCAGCTGAGAGATGTATATTTGCAGAGGTTTGCGTTTTAACAGACCACATCTTAACATTAGCAATTAAAGGAGTTAAAAAGCTAAAAGTAAATAAAGAAAATGTTGAGAGAAACTTAGAATTAACAAAAGGACTGATAATGGCTGAGAGAATAATGATTGAATTGGCTAAGAGAGGTATGGGCAGACAAACAGCTCATGAAATAGTAAGGCAGTGTGCAATGAAAGCCTATGAAGAGAAAAGGCATTTAAAAGATATTTTATTAGAAAATGAGGAAGTTATGAAGTATATAACAAAAGAAGAGTTAGAGGAATTGATGAATCCTAAAACTTACATAGGTTTAGCTCCACAGATAGTTGATGAAGTTATTAAAACTCTAAAGAATAAAAAGTACTAA